The bacterium genome segment CCTTGGCCTGATACGCCTGGCGGATGCACTCGGTGAGCAGCATCCGGTCTTCCTTGGGGAGTTGGTCCTGGTCGTTTTCGATCACCATGCGCTCGACGAGCAGCGCGTTTTGAATGATCTCCTCTTCGCCGGGAATGCTGCCGGGCGGCGCATAGAGGAAGTTCATCCGGTTGCGGTCGTTGTCCAAATCCATCGTGAGATAATTGCCGCCCAGGACGTGGCAGAGCTTGTAGTAAGAGCCGCCAATGTCGATGCCGACGCAGCGCGCGCCACCAGCCATTTTCTGCAAAAGAATCAGGTTGGTCGCTACGGATTTGCCCGAACCCGATGACCCCGCGATCATCATATTGAAGTTGTTCAGATTAGTGAAGTCATGGGGCGCAAAATTGTACATTGTGCCATGTCTCGTATGGAATAGGCACGAAGGTGGGGCTTCGGTTCCGTCGGGCAAATACAGTGCGGGCAGCAAGGTCGCCAACCTGGCTCGAAGAATAGGCGTGATCGCGGTAGCGATCCTTGTCGCTCAAGTATCCCGGGGTGGTCTTGAGAAAATACGGGGCAATCGGCGTGGTCTCGTGGATCCAGGTCATGCCCTCGTTCTGCTGCCCGAATTGGCGCTGTTCCAGCACCAGATTATTGAGCGCATCCAGGTCGGCGGCCCAGAGATGAATTGAGTGTGCGGCGGTCCAAGGGCGGTCCTTGCCCGTGGCTAGTTCGTCAATTTCCGCTTCAATCTCTTCCAACGTTCGGCGCAGCTCGGGTTGTTTCTCCACGCGGCCCAGCACCTGAAGGCGCCGATTTTTGAGCCGGCGCAGCCGCCTGCCAATGTCGCTGCTGCGCGCCTCCACGCTGAATGCGCCAGAGACAAAACCCGGCGCCAGCATCTGCGGCAGCAACATGCCAAACTGCAACTGTGTGGGCGGCTCGTGAAGAAACAAAATCCGCCGGTAAAGGCCGTCCATTTGAATCCAACCCTGCCGCGGGTTCACTTCCATCTGGCCATGGACGAAATAGGATGTGGCCGGCTTCGGTTCAATCGGAGCGTAAGGCGGCGGCCGCACGCCTTGTGAGTACGACTTCGGGTTGTACCACCAGTAAAGCGTCTCGACGATGTCTTCGGAGGGCAGGAGTCTCGACTCGATGCCAGCGGCCTTCAGGATGGCCTGAGCCTGCTGCGCCTGTTTGGAGAGCAGGTTGACGGCGGTGTTCCACTCTTCCTCCGTCAGGTTCGCAGCCTCGGCCATCGAGAGTTCAAGGCTGTCGCGCAGGAAATGGGTCACGCGACTCAACCAGTTTTCCTTGGGACTCAATTTGCGATGCCGCTTGATGCGCTCGGAGAATTCCACGATCGGCTCGACGCCGACGAAGAGGTAGCAGGCGTACCGGCGCAACTGGTTGGTGGCGACTTTCTCCTGGTAGTGCTGGCCGATGTCCTGCTTGAACTGCGCCAGCAGGGGATTGCCTTTGGGCGTCGTCGACAAGTAGTCATCCAGCAATTTGCCGTATTGATTGTGGCAGATGGTGATGAACTGGAGCCGGGTTTCTGTGTCGCCCATCACGGCCAACTGGTTGAGCATGCTGCTGAAAGCGTTGTGCAGTTCATCCGCCTGCGCGCTCGAAACAAAGAGGGTGTCCGGATACTGCACCCGCAACCCGACCGCCAACGACATGTCCTGAGCAACGATGACGTGGTTGTCTATCCAGGCGATGGGAATTTCTTCATCGAGACAAACCCCGGAAAGACGGTTGATCCGCTCGTAATCCAGCATGCCCCAGTATAAGGCCGTCCGTCTCGGCTTTCGCGAAGAGCCGACTTATTGTTCGGAGACAAATCGCTTGAGCTTCGGGTCGTCCGTGGGATCGCCGGAAAAGACGGTCTCGCCGTCCACACTGACCGTGAAATGTCCCTGGTCGATGTTGATGTAGGCCTCCTTGCCGTTGCTGTGCGCGTAATAGTAGTCCACGCCGCATCTCGTATCAGGCCCGTTCTGAGATTTCCAAGCCTTGGCGCGTGTGCCCGTGAGGACGGCCAAAAGCCCATTGAAATCATAGGTCACGACTTGGCAGGCGGGTTTATTCATGCGCGTTCGTTTGGCGATTAACTCTTAGACCAGCGGCTGCAATCGTAATCTCCTCCAACCTTTCGACAACAAAAAAGCCCCGGCTGTCCGGGGCTCTCGCAATTGCATCCTGCCGCGATCTCACTGAGCCGCCCATGCGAGTATGACCTCGATTATTTTTGGCACGAGAAACAGGCAAACCGCGCCACCGAGGTTCTTACCCATCGCTTCCATGTCTCCGTTTTTGAATTTGATGGCGGCGACGCCCATAAACAAGGGTGTTGCGGCAAATTACCTGTTTTCTGGCGAAACAGCTCATTTTCTGGATTTCAGCCGCGCACTCCGCCGACCAATATGATGTTGGGATCCGAGCTGAGAGCGCTGCGAGTCTTACCAGTCGCGAGGAAACGCCGGGCCGGATAGATGGATAGCGCGCGACGTGTAAGAGGGAAACTCCCCGATGCGGGGTTGTTGGCCGCAGGAGGCGAGGGTCGGAATCGCCCAGCGAGGGGAGCTGTTCCGAAACCCGCCTAAACCATTCAGCAGCGGTCACTTCTCTAAATGCTGCACTGGTAAGGAGATTATCACTTTCCGGTGATTGAATCAAGCGAACAAAGCGTGACGGACACCAACAATTTGCAACAAGAGCGAACACCTTTAGTGCCCGTTTTGATGCCCGTTTCAGTGCCCGTTTTCGGTTCGGCAATCTGGTCTGCCGGCTGCCCGGACAGGACGAAAATCCGAAGGGGAGAATTTTCGGGTGGAGCGGCCTGGTCCGGGTCCTGTGATAATCTGGCGGCGCGGTGGATCGAAACCTCAATCTGCTGCGAGCATTTTTTTGCAGTGCGGGCATTCAGGGATCCGGGCCAGAAACGGAGCTGAGGTGGGCGGTAACAAAGGCGCGCACATGTCCGCGCCGAACATGTGCACGGGGTCAAACTTCTCTGGCGTGGCAATCGCGGCCGAATCGTGTGGAATTATAAAAGCATAATCCCGGTGACAATCACCGCATTTTCGACGGCCCCATTCGGAATCACAGTCCCGGCAGGTCATCATGGCGGCGTCTTCCTGCTGGTCCACGGAAGTTGATTGGCAGCATGGACAAGATTGGAGGACCTGGAGTCGGTCGCGCACATTAACAAGGCGCTCAAAAATCCCGCTTACAACCCTGAGGGTTGCTTCTTCTTTTTGCTCCTGTGCGTTAATCTCCTTTTTTTGAAGGTTTACAGCGGCAAGCAAACGACGGTTATCCCGAACACGGTGCTCCTCCCGCTTAAGATTTTCCCGTGCGGAATAGGTTTGTTCCAATTGGCGCTTTGCTCTGGTAGCCCGCATTTGCGCTTCTGCGATCAAGGAGTCATCGGGCGGCACGGAAAATAGAAAATCCTGTTCCACCATGTGGATGCCGTGGCGGTGTGACAATTCGTGCCACACGTCTGCCCAGCCGTTCATTGGCACGCGGACCGGAAGACTTGGCCAATCCAGTTCAGCGATCACCCAGCGAATGATACGCGCCACCAATTCGGTGGAGTCAATTTTCAGGGGCGATACTTCCACCCAAACCATGTTGTCCGAAAACAAGGCCGAGGACCGAAGTCGTTTGAACTTTTCCACCACTGGATCCGACCAGTCAGCGGCAGTAGCACCAGAATCATCCACGCTCACGATCAACACTGGATGGCTTTGTTTTTTCATTTCGAGGAAAGTCTGGAAGGCAACATCGACCTGTTTTTCAGATTGCGCTCGCCAGCAGGTGTATAACCCAACGATATGCAATTGTGGTTTTCCGTGGCATTCCAAAAGAAGTGAGTAATCGTTCTGGACCAGCAGCGTCCACTGGCGGGCCAAGCTTATTCGCTTTCCGAGCGCAATGGGTTGATTCGTGTTTTCGGTCGGAATCAGTCCGAGTTGCCGGCACGCGCGGATGGTCAGCAACACCGTGAATAGATTCCAATCCGAACACGCCCGCCTTCGATTTGCGGCGCGCTCGGCAGGGGTAGGCGGCTTAACCGAGGCCACGCGTTCCCACATGTGCCACAAATGAAAAGCCTGGCGATAGTGGGCATCACTTTGAAAGACGTTCGTTGAATGCAATGGACTCTCGACCGCGGCGAAGTGCGGCATCTGCTTGAAGAGAAACGTATCGGCCAGTGCCAGCAGGCGCGCGCGGGCGGTTTCCAGGTCATGAATGAGTTGGGCGAGACGGTCGCGGCTCGGATGGCTTGAAAAAGCCTCACCCCATAAAATGAAAAGCCGGTCTCGACGGAAGCGCGTGCCTTGTGCTGCCTCCGAATGTTCACTTGCTTCATCCAGGGCCTGCAAGATTTGCTGTAATTTCTGGAGTCGTGGATGGAGGACGCCCAAAATCCGTTTGCGGAGAGTAGCTACGGCGCGGTTTTCATAAATGTCCCATTGGTCTCGCCTTGATTCCGCAAGAATGCGCCTGGGGCGAACCCCAAGGAAGGTCCGGGTTTGCCAATCCTCCGAGTGGGCGGCGAGCGTCGCCACGGCGCGATGGGAGACCCGTCGCGCACGCCCCACTTCCTCCCGAATTTCCTCAATCGTCAGATGACCTCGTGGATTGTGGCTGAGCGTTTCCACATGCGGCAGCGCCTGAATCAAAGCCTGCTCATAGTCGCGCAGGTCCAAGTCTGAGGTGATCGTTGGGTCCAGCGGAACCAAGCGCGGCCAAGGTTGCAGTTTCCCACCCCAAAGCGGCTCGATCCTGGCGGCGAGATTTCGCAAGCTTTGACAAAGCGTTTCAGTTGGCTCGCTGCCGGAATCGGGGCGCTCCAAATCCCGCTCCGTTCCCGGCCAAACGTGTCCGTTCCGGACAGATTGCCAAAGCCCCAAGAACGGCAATGACTCAGGGGTTGAGCAAGACTGTCCCGTAATCCGGTTGCGCCAGAGTGTTTCCATCAATCGATCAGGTTGCGCCCCCATTCAAGCGTTTGATTTCCCGTTCCAGCAACTCGTAACATTTTACCGGTTGGTTAGGCTTATCAAAATTATCCCATTCCTGGATCAAATGGGTTTGGAACTCTTCGAGTTGTTTCGCCCCGAGATCAAACCTGCCGCGCAGCTTGCGAAGCAATTTGGTCGCAAGGATATGATCTGTGGCTTCACCCAGAGTGCCGCCGGCTTCAATAATAACCGGCACAAACCGATTCATCTGGCTTTCGAGCCGATTGCCCCAGCCTAAACCCAGTTTGGCGAGCTGATGAGTGAGTGACTTATCCAAAAAGTTCTTGGCTCGGATAGCGGCATCCTTATGTGTGTTTACCGCCCGATTAAAGGCTCCATCGATTGCGTCCTGTGTGATCGGGACCGGCGAGTTAAGCGGTCTGGGCACGAAGGCCTCGGGGTGTCTCGGAAACTCCATCACATGGGAGCGGTCATAGGTTTTGTCGGCGAAATCCTTGGTGGTTTCGTCATGATTGGCCGTGCCGATGAACCAGACGTTGCGCGGAATGCGCAACCAGCGGGCTTCCTCGAGCAGCTGCGGAGCACCATCAATCCTGGACGTCAGCAGACTGACACGCTGCTTCTCCGGGATTTGTTCGAGTGCCGACAGGAAATCCGCAAAGTAGTGCTCCGGATGCGATAGATTCATTTCGTCCAAGACAATGAAAAACGGAACGTTCCGGTAGTGAGGCTGTTGGGCACGATACAGAGCCTGGAGAAACTCCGACTCATAATAACGTTTCTCGAATGCGTTGTAATAGCCCAACAAGTCGTTCCGGTCGCGCCAGCCAGATTGGACTTCGACGATAGCCGAGGTGGCGCCGATGGCCCGGGCAAATTCGCGGGGGAGGCTAGTTTTACCAGTGCCGCTGATGCCTTGGAGCAAATGAAGCCGACTGGTGGCCAGACCGGCAAGAAATGCGCGCACGTCCTTGTCCCGGTAATAAAGTTTTTTCTCGCCTATCCGATTCCGAATCTCGTCCACCAAGTCTTTGAGCGGCGGCAGTTTCTCGAGCACCCTTGCCGGGGGTGTTTGAAGAGTCGCATCGCCATCCATCTCGATAAGGCTAGGGAAAACGCATTGAGCCTTCGACTTGTCAACTAGTTCCCCAAGCTCGCGGCGCAAATCCTCGACACAGGAACGTAGGGCGCGTTCGCGGCTATCCCAAGCTGCTTTCTGGTCTCTCAAATTTTGCATTTCAGCAACGCCGATGGATAATTTGCTCATCTGGGACTGCAACGATTGGTTATCTTGGAGCAACCGTGCCAAATCCGAATGCAGAGTCTCATTCTCGCTTTCCAAGCCGATGAGTCGGGCAATCTGATCATCTGCAGGTTTACGGGCCAGTTCCGCCACCAACTTTCCGTGCCGCTCCTGCAACGTGGTCAGTTCAGACAGCAATTCTTCCCGTGTTTTTCCGGCGGCAACGCGTTCGGTTTCCTCGTAGCGGCTAATCTGCTCGGCAAGCTGTTTGCACCGGGCCAAAGCACTCTGCAAACGGCTTTCCCGATCGGTAACCGCTTCCCGGACTTTTTCCTCAATTCTTGAGACCCAGTTGGTCTTAAGTTCTTCCGCCTCCTGCTTGGCCCACTCGGCTTCACGCTTGGATCGAGCCACTGCCTGTTTTTCCAACTGAAGTTGCTGTCTGCCTTCCTCCACGCCGACCAACTCGCGTTCCCGAATCTGGCGAAGCTCAGTTTCATATTTCTTTATGCCATCGAGATAACTCTGATGATGCTCGGCAATCTGCTTTGCCAAGGCCTTGGCTTCTTCATCAAGTTTTGCGAGTGCCTGACGACGTTGTTGCAAAAATCCAGACTCGGCGTCGATCTCTCGTTCCTTTAGTTTTTCCTCTGACTGGATGATGTCTCTTTCCCGACGGTCCAACCCCGATTTGCGGTCATCCAATT includes the following:
- a CDS encoding AAA family ATPase, which encodes MSKKDRNNRRQNMQPAVANAGTSASPVNPAGPSTPAEVVAQITVISNQATNLLTEEDLNNPPMPPLAPVASEIDPLNLWKVAHEARQLFERSQSRMEAAEAQAKNREAEAHEHNAQVQKREEELRQQKDEQRKTQRELDDRKSGLDRRERDIIQSEEKLKEREIDAESGFLQQRRQALAKLDEEAKALAKQIAEHHQSYLDGIKKYETELRQIRERELVGVEEGRQQLQLEKQAVARSKREAEWAKQEAEELKTNWVSRIEEKVREAVTDRESRLQSALARCKQLAEQISRYEETERVAAGKTREELLSELTTLQERHGKLVAELARKPADDQIARLIGLESENETLHSDLARLLQDNQSLQSQMSKLSIGVAEMQNLRDQKAAWDSRERALRSCVEDLRRELGELVDKSKAQCVFPSLIEMDGDATLQTPPARVLEKLPPLKDLVDEIRNRIGEKKLYYRDKDVRAFLAGLATSRLHLLQGISGTGKTSLPREFARAIGATSAIVEVQSGWRDRNDLLGYYNAFEKRYYESEFLQALYRAQQPHYRNVPFFIVLDEMNLSHPEHYFADFLSALEQIPEKQRVSLLTSRIDGAPQLLEEARWLRIPRNVWFIGTANHDETTKDFADKTYDRSHVMEFPRHPEAFVPRPLNSPVPITQDAIDGAFNRAVNTHKDAAIRAKNFLDKSLTHQLAKLGLGWGNRLESQMNRFVPVIIEAGGTLGEATDHILATKLLRKLRGRFDLGAKQLEEFQTHLIQEWDNFDKPNQPVKCYELLEREIKRLNGGAT